Proteins from one Anastrepha obliqua isolate idAnaObli1 chromosome 2, idAnaObli1_1.0, whole genome shotgun sequence genomic window:
- the LOC129239393 gene encoding uncharacterized protein LOC129239393 → MDNASENTNGPVSDYPNSVVLTALQQLLERKFPSQLFTYELLPATKKGENYIGILYRIAVKLDVRTGSSYSSLILKIPPRSPTRRKQFFIRPCFLRESLAYQEFLPMVKRFQNSKDISKEYGFHEYAECFHISTDEFDEAIFLEDLALQEFALFDRFDDLRFEHVAMVMHAYAKLHAVSFAIKDQEPEALDKFRKIQDIFEQRKDDPNLNNYFEGLKKTTQACMDAESDRYQRVLMRFFERPFFDIFLELINGNKYEPYAVVCHGDCWSNNIMFKYKDGKVIALRLLDWQLLRYSSPVTDLMYFLFTCTSKEFRRVYYDEVLNLYYEELVKHIYRLGSNPSKLFPREKFNEELNRRGAVALLFAMIVLPIITIKSEDVPNLEELSERVETGEFINLKESGLLCKGNVDTYGKRMRDVVIDCIDSGYIK, encoded by the exons ATGGATAACGCCAGCGAAAATACTAACGGCCCAGTGAGCGACTATCCGAACAGTGTCGTCTTAACAGCACTACAACAACTACTTGAAAGAAAATTCCCATCACAATTATTTACTTACGAATTGTTGCCGGCTACCAAAAAGGGTGAAAATTACATAGGAATACTGTACCGCATTGCTGTTAAATTAGATGTAAGAACAGGAAGTTCTTATTCCAGTCTAATTCTTAAAATACCGCCACGAAGCCCCACAAGACGTAAGCAATTTTTCATCAGACCTTGCTTTCTGAGGGAATCACTGGCTTATCAAGAG TTTTTACCGATGGTCAAACGATTCCAAAACAGTAAAGACATATCGAAAGAATACGGCTTTCACGAGTACGCCGAGTGTTTTCATATCTCAACAGATGAATTCGACGAGGCAATATTTTTAGAAGACCTAGCTCTGCAGGAGTTTGCACTGTTTGATCGATTCGACGATTTACGCTTTGAGCATGTCGCAATGGTAATGCACGCCTACGCGAAATTGCACGCAGTCTCTTTTGCTATAAAAGATCAGGAACCGGAGGCTTTagacaaatttcgaaaaattcaagATATTTTTGAACAGCGAAAGGACGATCCGAATTTAAACAACTATTTTGAGGGACTAAAGAAGACTACACAAGCATGCATGGACGCAGAGAGTGACAGATACCAAAGAGTACTTATGAGATTTTTTGAACGTCCATTCTTCGATATTTTTCTGGAACTGATTAACGGTAATAAATACGAGCCATATGCAGTAGTATGTCATGGAGACTGTTGGAGCAATAATATAATGTTTAAGTATAAG GACGGAAAAGTCATCGCGTTACGTTTGTTGGATTGGCAACTACTCCGTTACTCGTCACCAGTTACTGATTTGATGTATTTTCTATTTACCTGTACTTCGAAGGAGTTTCGAAGAGTATATTACGACGAAGTTCTAAACTTATATTATGAAGAATTGGTTAAGCACATTTACAG gctGGGATCTAACCCATCCAAATTATTTCCCCGAGAAAAATTCAACGAAGAACTTAACAGAAGAGGAGCAGTAGCTCTACTTTTTGCAATGATTGTGCTCCCAATTATAACAATTAAAAGTGAAGATGTGCCAAATTTGGAGGAACTAAGCGAGCGCGTAGAAACCGGCGAATTTATAAATCTGAAAGAATCAGGACTTCTTTGTAAGGGAAATGTGGATACGTACGGTAAGCGAATGCGCGACGTTGTCATTGATTGTATTGACTCtggatacataaaataa
- the LOC129239391 gene encoding kinesin-like protein Nod isoform X2 gives MSNIDDRNEAAAVRVIVRERPARDSQTTSVISYLGCSADILVADGRPFTFDKVLVPAATQEELFRDIRPLVDKVKKGYNCTALAYGQTGTGKSHSMGLNSSSSAGEDVGIIPRCLLEILQTDVLGPESSFSSEVTVEIYASFIEIYNEKVFDLLSENTNVPIIARGYKYTGGTRKVLKTMDDCHCVLQQGNKNRHVRPTKMNSQSSRSHAIFTIHVHTVSEKGVINTRLNLVDLAGSEGVRRTGHQGVAMSEGVNINQGLLSIGKVLQAKALGHKVIPYRDSVLTSVLQDSLNENSYLTLLACISPHRADLTETLSTLRFAQSVKQLKHSPHISLMLAESKKNRMKTPKKPTITPAPKKGQFCGIAVSLDHKALKVGYHSNTFCTPSKLKRNNIVDKLNQSEMGLTPKQKEKARTGMHAPLVPELSTIQSNFPSRNRESSILMDQSLDSVSSSTINVSSSTIFGNDGPTSSKTLSYSPIMRKCMAEIENVMESKMSQFLETLKDLSKENFKQQTTIMEKNHSKENVGKAKNTPLSNGNGSESTLLESSLIGKYPKCQLFTASSPVFKVPAVPTKGTAGAEEPAEILYLPANASEVHEDSTCSKVELRRSRRISQRLQYNSFTNLNGCGTVNETLRRSRRISAMRERQSSIDAAHLNILESDKGNGRPINNSKQHKSVRNCVASLNNSVIERYFGLDSKKAIANVKINKPNIQKHRKDILDLLNTGSIKELQILPQIGQKMAFQLVTHRTFSGKFKNMTQLEKLPIWRGNSWTRFAQANLLVD, from the exons ATGTCGAATATAGATGACAGAAACGAAGCGGCTGCCGTGCGGGTGATTGTGCGTGAAAGGCCCGCTCGAGATTCACAGACCACAAGTGTAATTTCATACCTTGGATGCAGTGCAGAT ATTTTGGTGGCAGACGGTAGACCCTTTACTTTCGATAAGGTGTTAGTTCCAGCGGCCACTCAGGAGGAATTGTTTCGTGACATTCGGCCTCTGGTCGATAAGGTAAAAAAGGGCTACAATTGTACAGCTTTAGCATATGGCCAAACAGGAACTGGAAAATCTCATTCGATGGGACTAAACTCAAGC tCTTCTGCAGGTGAGGACGTCGGAATTATACCCAGATGCTTGTTGGAGATACTGCAAACAGATGTGTTGGGACCTGAAAGCAGCTTTAGCTCAGAAGTTACAGTTGAAATATACGCctcttttattgaaatttataatgAAAAGGTTTTCGATTTGCTGAGTGAAAATACCAACGTACCGATTATAGCGCGAG GATACAAATATACTGGTGGCACTCGAAAAGTACTCAAAACTATGGACGATTGCCACTGTGTCCTTCAACAAGGCAATAAGAATCGGCATGTTAGGCCAACTAAAATGAATTCTCAAAGTTCACGATCACATGCAATTTTCACGATTCATGTTCACACTGTTTCCGAAAAAGGTGTCATTAATACAAGACTAAATTTAGTCGATTTAGCAGGTTCGGAAGGTGTACGTAGAACGGGCCACCAAGGAGTTGCTATGTCGGAAGGTGTTAACATTAATCAGGGTCTTCTCTCAATTGGTAAAGTTTTGCAGGCCAAAGCGCTCGGTCACAAAGTTATTCCATATCGCGATAGCGTGCTAACATCAGTTTTGCAAG ATTCCCTTAATGAAAACTCTTATTTAACACTTTTGGCTTGTATAAGCCCTCATCGTGCTGATCTCACAGAAACTTTATCAACTCTTCGTTTTGCTCAAAGTGTGAAGCAATTGAAACACTCGCCCCATATTAGTTTAATGCTAGCTGAATCAAAG AAAAACCGAATGAAAACTCCGAAGAAACCTACCATAACGCCTGCCCCCAAGAAGGGACAATTTTGCGGAATAGCTGTAAGCCTGGATCATAAGGCGCTAAAGGTTGGATATCACAGTAACACATTTTGTACTCCAAGCAAGTTAAAACGAAATAATATCGTCGATAAACTGAACCAATCTGAAATGGGACTTacaccaaaacaaaaagaaaa GGCGCGAACAGGCATGCATGCTCCTTTGGTTCCCGAACTCTCTACGATACAGTCAAATTTTCCCTCAAGAAATCGGGAATCAAGTATTCTAATGGATCAGTCTCTCGATTCCGTATCATCATCAACAATCAACGTATCATCATCAACAATATTTGGAAATGATGGGCCAACATCAAGTAAAACTCTAAG TTATAGTCCAATAATGCGTAAATGTATGGCAGAAATCGAAAATGTTATGGAAAGTAAAATGTCGCAATTTTTAGAAACTCTTAAAGATCTAAGTAAAGAGAATTTCAAGCAGCAAACTACAATTATGGAAAAAAACCATAGTAAAGAAAATGTCGGGAAGGCAAAGAATACACCTTTAAGCAATGGAAATGGTTCCGAATCAACGTTGTTAGAGTCCTCTCTTATAGGAAAATATCCCAAATGCCAGctg TTTACAGCAAGCAGTCCGGTTTTCAAAGTCCCTGCTGTACCTACTAAAGGAACTGCTGGTGCTGAAGAGCCTGCTGAAATTCTATACTTACCTGCAAATGCTTCTGAAGTCCATGAGGATTCTACATGTAGTAAAGTAGAACTGCGACGATCTCGACGGATTTCACAACGGCTACAATATAActcatttaccaatttaaacGGTTGCGGCACAGTAAATGAAACATTACGACGTTCTCGTCGCATTTCTGCAATGAGAGAACGACAAAGTTCTATTGATGCTGCTCACTTAAATATATTGGAATCAGATAAGGGAAATGGAAGACCTATAAATAACTCAAAACAACATAAAAGCGTCAGGAATTGTGTCGCTTCTTTAAACAATAGTGTCATAGAAAGATACTTTGGCCTTGATTCGAAAAAGGCAATTGCGAacgtcaaaataaataaaccgaATATTCAAAAACATCGAAAAGATATATTAGATTTACTAAATACGGGATCTATAAAGGAGTTGCAAATACTACCACAAATTGGTCAAAAAATGGCATTTCAGTTGGTGACTCATAG AACATTTagtgggaaatttaaaaacatgacTCAACTCGAAAAACTCCCAATATGGCGTGGAAATTCTTGGACACGTTTTGCACAG GCTAATTTACTAGTAGACTGA
- the LOC129237695 gene encoding uncharacterized protein LOC129237695: MADRLSEVPPPSKPFPGSLTPGWNDPPPINDVSRPAGRTRLNLNKRVAFPVQGATATNSSENSPKSTVFARPNLPPVGNVPVPPTLSAHPKI, from the exons ATGGCAGATAGATTGTCGGAAGTTCCACCGCCTTCTAAACCGTTCCCAG gttCGCTTACTCCTGGTTGGAATGATCCACCCCCTATAAATGATGTGTCTCGCCCAGCAGGCCGAACCCGACTCAACCTCAACAAGAGAGTTGCCTTTCCAGTGCAGGGTGCAACAGCTACAAACTCTTCAGAGAATTCTCCAAAATCCACAGTCTTTGCACGACCTAATTTACCACCAGTAGGCAATGTTCCGGTGCCTCCTACCTTATCCGCGCATCCAAAAATTTAA
- the LOC129239391 gene encoding kinesin-like protein Nod isoform X1: MSNIDDRNEAAAVRVIVRERPARDSQTTSVISYLGCSADILVADGRPFTFDKVLVPAATQEELFRDIRPLVDKVKKGYNCTALAYGQTGTGKSHSMGLNSSSSAGEDVGIIPRCLLEILQTDVLGPESSFSSEVTVEIYASFIEIYNEKVFDLLSENTNVPIIARGYKYTGGTRKVLKTMDDCHCVLQQGNKNRHVRPTKMNSQSSRSHAIFTIHVHTVSEKGVINTRLNLVDLAGSEGVRRTGHQGVAMSEGVNINQGLLSIGKVLQAKALGHKVIPYRDSVLTSVLQDSLNENSYLTLLACISPHRADLTETLSTLRFAQSVKQLKHSPHISLMLAESKKNRMKTPKKPTITPAPKKGQFCGIAVSLDHKALKVGYHSNTFCTPSKLKRNNIVDKLNQSEMGLTPKQKEKARTGMHAPLVPELSTIQSNFPSRNRESSILMDQSLDSVSSSTINVSSSTIFGNDGPTSSKTLSYSPIVRKENVGKAKNTPLSNGNGSESTLLESSLIGKYPKCQLFTTSSPVFKVPAVPTKGTAGAEEPAEILYLPANFGNDGPTSSKTLSYSPIMRKCMAEIENVMESKMSQFLETLKDLSKENFKQQTTIMEKNHSKENVGKAKNTPLSNGNGSESTLLESSLIGKYPKCQLFTASSPVFKVPAVPTKGTAGAEEPAEILYLPANASEVHEDSTCSKVELRRSRRISQRLQYNSFTNLNGCGTVNETLRRSRRISAMRERQSSIDAAHLNILESDKGNGRPINNSKQHKSVRNCVASLNNSVIERYFGLDSKKAIANVKINKPNIQKHRKDILDLLNTGSIKELQILPQIGQKMAFQLVTHRTFSGKFKNMTQLEKLPIWRGNSWTRFAQANLLVD; this comes from the exons ATGTCGAATATAGATGACAGAAACGAAGCGGCTGCCGTGCGGGTGATTGTGCGTGAAAGGCCCGCTCGAGATTCACAGACCACAAGTGTAATTTCATACCTTGGATGCAGTGCAGAT ATTTTGGTGGCAGACGGTAGACCCTTTACTTTCGATAAGGTGTTAGTTCCAGCGGCCACTCAGGAGGAATTGTTTCGTGACATTCGGCCTCTGGTCGATAAGGTAAAAAAGGGCTACAATTGTACAGCTTTAGCATATGGCCAAACAGGAACTGGAAAATCTCATTCGATGGGACTAAACTCAAGC tCTTCTGCAGGTGAGGACGTCGGAATTATACCCAGATGCTTGTTGGAGATACTGCAAACAGATGTGTTGGGACCTGAAAGCAGCTTTAGCTCAGAAGTTACAGTTGAAATATACGCctcttttattgaaatttataatgAAAAGGTTTTCGATTTGCTGAGTGAAAATACCAACGTACCGATTATAGCGCGAG GATACAAATATACTGGTGGCACTCGAAAAGTACTCAAAACTATGGACGATTGCCACTGTGTCCTTCAACAAGGCAATAAGAATCGGCATGTTAGGCCAACTAAAATGAATTCTCAAAGTTCACGATCACATGCAATTTTCACGATTCATGTTCACACTGTTTCCGAAAAAGGTGTCATTAATACAAGACTAAATTTAGTCGATTTAGCAGGTTCGGAAGGTGTACGTAGAACGGGCCACCAAGGAGTTGCTATGTCGGAAGGTGTTAACATTAATCAGGGTCTTCTCTCAATTGGTAAAGTTTTGCAGGCCAAAGCGCTCGGTCACAAAGTTATTCCATATCGCGATAGCGTGCTAACATCAGTTTTGCAAG ATTCCCTTAATGAAAACTCTTATTTAACACTTTTGGCTTGTATAAGCCCTCATCGTGCTGATCTCACAGAAACTTTATCAACTCTTCGTTTTGCTCAAAGTGTGAAGCAATTGAAACACTCGCCCCATATTAGTTTAATGCTAGCTGAATCAAAG AAAAACCGAATGAAAACTCCGAAGAAACCTACCATAACGCCTGCCCCCAAGAAGGGACAATTTTGCGGAATAGCTGTAAGCCTGGATCATAAGGCGCTAAAGGTTGGATATCACAGTAACACATTTTGTACTCCAAGCAAGTTAAAACGAAATAATATCGTCGATAAACTGAACCAATCTGAAATGGGACTTacaccaaaacaaaaagaaaa GGCGCGAACAGGCATGCATGCTCCTTTGGTTCCCGAACTCTCTACGATACAGTCAAATTTTCCCTCAAGAAATCGGGAATCAAGTATTCTAATGGATCAGTCTCTCGATTCCGTATCATCATCAACAATCAACGTATCATCATCAACAATATTTGGAAATGATGGGCCAACATCAAGTAAAACTCTAAG TTATAGTCCAATAGTGCGTAAAGAAAATGTCGGGAAAGCAAAGAATACACCTTTAAGCAATGGAAATGGTTCCGAATCAACGTTGTTAGAGTCCTCTCTTATAGGAAAATATCCCAAATGCCAGctg TTTACAACAAGCAGTCCGGTTTTCAAAGTCCCTGCTGTACCTACTAAAGGAACTGCTGGTGCTGAAGAGCCTGCTGAAATTCTATACTTACCTGCAAATTTTGGAAATGATGGGCCAACATCAAGTAAAACTCTAAG TTATAGTCCAATAATGCGTAAATGTATGGCAGAAATCGAAAATGTTATGGAAAGTAAAATGTCGCAATTTTTAGAAACTCTTAAAGATCTAAGTAAAGAGAATTTCAAGCAGCAAACTACAATTATGGAAAAAAACCATAGTAAAGAAAATGTCGGGAAGGCAAAGAATACACCTTTAAGCAATGGAAATGGTTCCGAATCAACGTTGTTAGAGTCCTCTCTTATAGGAAAATATCCCAAATGCCAGctg TTTACAGCAAGCAGTCCGGTTTTCAAAGTCCCTGCTGTACCTACTAAAGGAACTGCTGGTGCTGAAGAGCCTGCTGAAATTCTATACTTACCTGCAAATGCTTCTGAAGTCCATGAGGATTCTACATGTAGTAAAGTAGAACTGCGACGATCTCGACGGATTTCACAACGGCTACAATATAActcatttaccaatttaaacGGTTGCGGCACAGTAAATGAAACATTACGACGTTCTCGTCGCATTTCTGCAATGAGAGAACGACAAAGTTCTATTGATGCTGCTCACTTAAATATATTGGAATCAGATAAGGGAAATGGAAGACCTATAAATAACTCAAAACAACATAAAAGCGTCAGGAATTGTGTCGCTTCTTTAAACAATAGTGTCATAGAAAGATACTTTGGCCTTGATTCGAAAAAGGCAATTGCGAacgtcaaaataaataaaccgaATATTCAAAAACATCGAAAAGATATATTAGATTTACTAAATACGGGATCTATAAAGGAGTTGCAAATACTACCACAAATTGGTCAAAAAATGGCATTTCAGTTGGTGACTCATAG AACATTTagtgggaaatttaaaaacatgacTCAACTCGAAAAACTCCCAATATGGCGTGGAAATTCTTGGACACGTTTTGCACAG GCTAATTTACTAGTAGACTGA